A portion of the Bacteroidales bacterium genome contains these proteins:
- a CDS encoding cell division protein ZapA has protein sequence MNGEKFTIRVNIADRYYPLTIARSEEETIRKMAKQINTVLFQYKQQYPGKDTQDYMAMVLLQYALKNLSLSDLSNITPMLEKLKQLDKDLENFMVQEQVL, from the coding sequence ATGAACGGAGAAAAATTTACCATACGCGTTAACATTGCCGACAGGTATTATCCGCTCACTATTGCCCGAAGCGAAGAAGAAACCATTCGTAAAATGGCCAAACAAATTAATACCGTTTTATTTCAATATAAGCAACAATATCCGGGTAAAGATACTCAGGATTATATGGCCATGGTATTGCTTCAATATGCTTTAAAAAATTTATCTTTATCAGATTTGAGCAATATAACTCCTATGTTAGAAAAACTCAAACAGCTCGATAAAGATTTAGAAAACTTTATGGTACAAGAGCAGGTTCTTTAA